CACGCCCGGCTGAGTTTGAAGCCCGCTTGGCTCAGGCGCTGGTGCTGCCGGTACAGCGGAATGTGCCAGGCAAACTTGTCAACAACAACGCCTGCGAGCAAGCTCACGTCAGCGCGGCTGCTCTCAATGATGCCTGTTGGCGCGCCCGCACAGTGCAGGGTTTGCGTGTTGTGGCGCTTGATGACAGAGCGCACATACTTCAGCACCACATAGGCACCGGGGCGCTGTGCCAAGCGGTGGCTGACCTTCTGGCTGACAACCTCGTACTGATCGGGCGAGAGGTCTTTGGTCTCGGGGTTGGCCAGCTCGATGGTGTGCACGGGCACCTTGGTTTCGTCAAAGAACGATGCGGGCGTGCCCTCGTCGGCAAAGTTGCTGCGGGGTTTGCGTCGCTGGTGTGCAGGGATGGTGTTGGAGTCGGAGTCGGCTTCGGGCGCATCAGTGGCAGGGAGGTCGCCCAGGAGTTGCCCCAGGTGCATTTGCTGCGCATCGGGCAAGGGTGCAAAGCGCTCGCTCTTCTTGCCAAAGAGTTGGCGTTTGAACCATTCGAGCTGCTGCTCCAGCGCGCTGATGCTGGCGGCCTGTGCTTGCAGTGTCTGCGCGATGCTCTGCGGCGACAGCCCCATGACCGTTTCGACGGTAAATGTGGGAGTGCTGGTATTGGGCATCGACATGGGCCTTATCTTGCGGCCTTTAGGGACAAAGCAAAAGAGTTGGGTATTTCGGACGAACGTGAACAGCCATTTCGGGCAACGTGAACGGGCGTTTTGATAGCTTGCAGCTAAGGATTTCGGCATCGTGAACGTTGATTTCGGAGTCGTGAACAGCGAATGTGGCGCAGGCGTATGCCTGCATAGAAGTGGGGACTGAAGTTGCGCAAATGAGACCACCCTGGCGGGTAGGCTGCCTGATTTTTGACAGGAGGCCGGATGCCCGCCCGAAAGATCGCGATGCGCAAAGTTAAAGAAACATTGAGATTGAGCCTGGAGTGCAGGCTACCCTACGATCAGATATCCCAAGCCCTGGGACTGTCCAAAGGCGTCATCTCCAAATACATCCGTCAGGCTCTTGCAGCAGGACTGGATTGGAGTGCCATAGAAACCTTGGATGAGGGAGAGTTACACCGCAAATTGCGGGGCCAGTGTTGATTACAGCGTCAAACTGAGCCAGATTCCAATCGAATATTGAGCCACCTGGTTTAAAGGTATTTTTGGCTACTCGATTGTGGATAAGTCTACATCTGGCGCGTCTCCTTTTTGTGTTTTTGCCTTGCCGCCTTTGCGTGCTGGCTTAGCCTGCGCACTGGAGTTCTTGAACCTCCAGCTGTCATTGCCGGTCTCCACGATATGGCAGTGATGGGTCAGCCGGTCCAATAGCGCGGTGGTCATCTTGGCGTCCCCAAACACGTTGGCCCATTCCGAGAAGCTCAGGTTGGTGGTGATCACCACACTGGTTCTCTCATAGAGTTTGGACAGTAAATGGAACAGCAGAGCACCACCGGACTGGGTGAACGTAAGCAACCGGTCAACACACATTGACGGCGCAATGTTTACGTGGTCTGCGGTGCCCAGTTGTGAGGCAGCAATTCCCCGATCTGACTGGCCCGCTGCGTGGGCAAGCGTGTGAGTACGTCTTTCAGATAGGCGTACGGATCGTGCCCATTGAGCTTGGCACTCTGAATCAAACTCATCACCGCCGCCGCACGTTGACCAGCACGCAGGGAACCCGCGAATAACCAGTTGCCCCTGCCGACAGCTGCCGGGCGAATTTGGTTTTCGCACCAATTGTTATCTATGGGTACTTGCCCATCGTCCAGATACAGCGTCAACGCCTCCCAACGTTTGATGCTGTAGTTAATCGCTTTTGCGGTGGCCGATCCACTGGGCACCTTGCTGGCCTGCAACAGTAGCCACTGGTGCAGTAGGTCGGCAATGGGCCTGGATTTTTCCTGCCGGATTTGCAGACGAATGGCCGCTGGTAATGACTTGATGTCACGTTCGACGTCATACAGTAGGTCGAAGAATTTCAGTCCCTCTGCGGCAATCAGACTGCTGTGATTGGCGTGCAGTTCAAACAGCTTTCGGCGTGCATGCGCCATGCATCCGGCTTCTTTGACGCCTTTGGTGAACAGCGATTTATAACCCCCGTAATCGTCGCAAACCAGAGAGCCACGCCAGCCACGGTCATCGTCATCAGACTTCCCCAGAAACGTTCTGGCATTCTGGCCGGCGCGGGTCTCGCAGAAGTCGTAGACGACGGCGTGTATCTGCTCAAAGGCACCAGGAGCGTATGCCCACAAGTAGGCCTTGTGGGTCTTCTTATTGCCGGGCTTGAGCATCGGGATCGGAGTCTCATCGGCATGCACCACAGCGTGACTCAGTACCGTCTCTTTCAACGCATCCACCAGCGGCTGCAATTGCACGCCGCACATGCCCACCCAGGCTCCCAGCGTGGAACATGCAATCTCCAAGCCGGCGCGGCCAAAGATTTTCTCTTGCCGGTACAGCGGCAAGTGATCCGCATATTTGGCCACCAGCACCTGTGCCAACAGGCCAGCGGTTGGAATGCCTTTGTCAATGACTTGGGCCGGTACCGGCGCCTGAATCAGTGTTTCACACTGGCCACACGCCCATTTGCCGCGAACATGCAGCTCAACAGTGAATACGCCGGGCGTGTAGTCCAGCTTTTGCGCGACGTCCTGGCCAATGCGCTTGAGCTGGCAGCCACAAGTGCAGGTGGTGGAGTCTGGTTCGTGGTGGATTTCTACACGGGGCAGGTGATCCGGCAGCGCTGCACGTTTGGGCTTGCTACGGTGGTCTTTATCGGGCTTGGGCGTCGGCGTGAGGTTTTTGAGTTCTTGCTCAATTGCCGCCAGGTCTTCATCGCAGGCTTCATCGAGCAGACTGGTCTGCGTGGCATCGAGTTGTTCGCGGCTACGACCAAACTGCAGTCGCTTCAAGGTCGCCATCTCGTGCGTGAGCTGGTCGATCTTGCTCTGACGGTACAGCAGCTCTTTGCTCTGCGTGCTGACCTTTTCCATCAGTCCACTGACCAGATTGCACACATCGTACGCGCTCATTTGTTGCAGTGAATCGGGCGTAAAAACCATGGATCGAAGTGTGCCAAATGGCGCAGAATTTCGCCATCGGTGCATGCACTAATGGACGCCAAGTACGCGCGCTACTCGATTGGCAAACCATTGGCGTACACGCCCACCCCTCAGACGACGGTGATGATTCCTGCGCTTCCAATGCGCTGCCAGGGAAGTCCCAATACCAGCGCTTGGAGCTGTTCATTGC
This sequence is a window from Rhodoferax potami. Protein-coding genes within it:
- a CDS encoding IS66 family transposase; this encodes MSMPNTSTPTFTVETVMGLSPQSIAQTLQAQAASISALEQQLEWFKRQLFGKKSERFAPLPDAQQMHLGQLLGDLPATDAPEADSDSNTIPAHQRRKPRSNFADEGTPASFFDETKVPVHTIELANPETKDLSPDQYEVVSQKVSHRLAQRPGAYVVLKYVRSVIKRHNTQTLHCAGAPTGIIESSRADVSLLAGVVVDKFAWHIPLYRQHQRLSQAGFKLSRAWLTQLAQKTISLLEPIYDTQLESIRNSRVKAMDETPIKAGRSGPCKMKSAYFWPVYGELDEVCFAYCQTQFRFDTAVERKRGVDLIHRCVGRLSVLSLLVFQAVSGSPLTAWRP
- the tnpC gene encoding IS66 family transposase, which gives rise to MVFTPDSLQQMSAYDVCNLVSGLMEKVSTQSKELLYRQSKIDQLTHEMATLKRLQFGRSREQLDATQTSLLDEACDEDLAAIEQELKNLTPTPKPDKDHRSKPKRAALPDHLPRVEIHHEPDSTTCTCGCQLKRIGQDVAQKLDYTPGVFTVELHVRGKWACGQCETLIQAPVPAQVIDKGIPTAGLLAQVLVAKYADHLPLYRQEKIFGRAGLEIACSTLGAWVGMCGVQLQPLVDALKETVLSHAVVHADETPIPMLKPGNKKTHKAYLWAYAPGAFEQIHAVVYDFCETRAGQNARTFLGKSDDDDRGWRGSLVCDDYGGYKSLFTKGVKEAGCMAHARRKLFELHANHSSLIAAEGLKFFDLLYDVERDIKSLPAAIRLQIRQEKSRPIADLLHQWLLLQASKVPSGSATAKAINYSIKRWEALTLYLDDGQVPIDNNWCENQIRPAAVGRGNWLFAGSLRAGQRAAAVMSLIQSAKLNGHDPYAYLKDVLTRLPTQRASQIGELLPHNWAPQTT